A part of Rhodamnia argentea isolate NSW1041297 chromosome 8, ASM2092103v1, whole genome shotgun sequence genomic DNA contains:
- the LOC115735422 gene encoding replication factor C subunit 1 encodes MSDIRKWFMKSHDKGNGNAKLGKPASIDSGKPPPAKSQPDKPVHPVQENSARKKTSKYFAADKQKLKDEIEPEEVSTKRKSQKDIEQSLKPPPSKKMHTVEDDDDNDDDFVLPTPKNSSDVTPSKKLKSSSGRGVPKKLVDLEESDDDDHKDAKSPPKSGGRGRGGRGASAAPAGGRGRGGGGRGGFMNFGERKDPPHKGQKEVPEGAPDCLAGLTFVISGTLDSLEREEAEDLIKRHGGRVTGSVSKKTNYLLCDEDIEGRKSAKAKELGTTFITEDGLFDLIRSSICTKTPVQEKSKGTEKAVPSLAKKTPQKADPKSVSPQGLASDSCAALKKDQIIKPSSLTWTEKYRPKVPNDIIGNPSLVTQLHNWLAHWNEQFLDTGKKGKGKKQTDPGAKKAVMLSGSPGIGKTTSAKVVCQMLGFQAVEVNASDSRGKADGKISKGIGGSNANSIKELVSNESLSVNMDWSKHPKSVLIMDEVDGMSAGDRGGVADLIASIKISKIPIICICNDRYSQKLKSLVNYCLLLNFRKPTKQQMAKRLMQIAKAEGLQVKEAALEELADRVNGDIRMALNQLQYMSLSMSVINYDDMKQRLLSSAKDEDISPFTAVDKLFGFNGGRLRMDERIDLSMSDPDLVPLLIQENYMNYRPSAAGKDDNGIKRLSLISRAADSIANGDIINVQIRRYRQWQLSQAGCLASCIIPAALLHGQRETLEQGERNFNRFGGWLGKNSTMGKNLRLLDDLHDHLLASRESNSGRKSLRVDYLSLLLKRLTDPLRVLPKDEAVTEVVEFMNLYSISQEDFDTIVELSKFKGHPNPLDGIPPTVKSALTRLYNESSRSRMVRAADLVTLPGVKKAPAKRIAAILEPSDDVLGEQNGDALAESEDENSSDTEDQEGAANGGKKLQLDLEGLNSKAIKVELDLKGKENSSAKKKPAGRGRGGSGSTAAKRGGSGSTPATKRKR; translated from the exons ATG TCGGATATCAGGAAGTGGTTCATGAAGTCACACGACAAAGGCAATGGCAATGCAAAGCTTGGAAAACCCGCGTCGATTGATTCGGGAAAACCCCCTCCAGCAAAGTCTCAGCCTGATAAGCCT GTGCATCCAGTTCAGGAGAATTCAGCTAGGAAGAAAACTAGCAAGTATTTTGCTGCAGATAAGCAGAAGCTGAAAGATGAAATAGAACCAGAAGAGGtttcaaccaaaagaaaatctcaaaaggATATCGAGCAATCTCTGAAACCCCCTCCTTCGAAGAAAATGCACACAGTTGAGGATGACGATGACAATGACGATGACTTTGTCTTGCCCACTCCTAAGAACTCATCTGATGTCACACCTAGCAAGAAACTGAAGTCTAGTTCTGGTAGGGGGGTTCCTAAGAAACTAGTAGATCTTGAAGAGAGCGACGATGATGATCATAAGGATGCTAAATCTCCTCCTAAGTCTGGTGGAAGGGGTCGTGGTGGTAGGGGTGCATCTGCAGCTCCAGCTGGTGGAAGAGGCAGGGGCGGCGGTGGACGAGGTGGATTTATGAATTTTGGAGAGAGGAAAGATCCTCCTCATAAGGGACAGAAG GAAGTCCCTGAAGGTGCTCCAGATTGTTTAGCAGGTTTAACTTTTGTAATCAGTGGAACACTTGATAG tttggagagagaagaagcagaagatctAATTAAACGCCATGGAGGTCGTGTCACTGGATCAGTCAGCAAGAAGACG AATTACCTGTTATGTGATGAAGATATTGAAGGACGGAAATCTGCAAAAGCGAAAGAGCTCGG AACAACTTTTATTACGGAGGATGGTTTGTTTGATCTGATCCGGTCATCAATTTGTACAAAAACACCTGTTCAAGAGAAGTCCAAGGGTACAGAGAAAGCTGTGCCATCTTTGGCCAAGAAAACTCCACAAAAAGCTGATCCGAAAA GTGTATCCCCTCAAGGTTTGGCATCAGATTCCTGCGCTGCTTTGAAGAAAGATCAAATTATTAAACCTTCTTCCTTGACATGGACTGAAAAGTATAGGCCAAAAGTTCCGAATGACATCATTGGAAATCCATCACTG GTAACTCAGCTCCATAACTGGTTGGCACATTGGAATGAACAGTTTCTAGATACAGGAAAGAAAGgtaaggggaaaaaacaaactGATCCTGGTGCCAAGAAGGCTGTTATGTTAAGTGGATCTCCCGGTATTGGGAAAACTACGTCGGCAAAAGTGGTTTGCCAGATGCTAGGCTTTCAGGCAGTTGAG GTGAATGCTAGTGATAGTCGTGGAAAGGCTGACGGCAAGATCTCTAAAGGGATAGGTGGCAGCAATGCCAATTCCATTAAGGAACTTGTGAGCAATGAATCCCTAAGTGTCAACATGGATTG GTCTAAACATCCCAAATCCGTGCTCATAATGGACGAGGTCGATGGAATGTCTGCTGGAGATAGAGGAGGAGTTGCGGATCTTATTGCTAGCATAAAGATCTCCAAAATTCCAATTATTTGCATCTGTAATGATCGCTATAGTCAGAAATTGAAAAGTCTTGTGAACTACTGTTTGCTTCTGAATTTTCGGAAACCTACAAAGCAACAG ATGGCAAAGAGGTTAATGCAGATAGCTAAAGCAGAAGGCCTTCAAGTCAAAGAG GCTGCTCTGGAGGAACTTGCTGATAGAGTTAATGGAGATATCCGTATGGCACTCAATCAATTGCAGTATATGAGTCTCTCGATGTCAGTGATCAACTATGATGACATGAAACAGCGCCTTCTTAGCAGCGCAAAAGATGAAGATATATCGCCCTTCACGGCTGTTGATAA GCTGTTTGGCTTCAATGGGGGCAGATTAAGAATGGATGAGCGGATTGACCTCAGCATGAGTGATCCTGATTTGGTCCCTCTTCTTATACAG GAAAATTATATGAATTATAGGCCTAGTGCTGCTGGCAAGGATGATAATGGGATAAAACGCCTTTCCTTAATCTCCCGAGCTGCTGATTCTATTGCCAACGGGGACATTATAAATGTACAGATACGAAGATATCGCCAATGGCAGCTCTCTCAAGCTGGTTGCCTTGCTTCTTGTATAATCCC TGCTGCATTGTTGCATGGGCAAAGGGAGACACTTGAACAG GGTGAGCGTAATTTCAACAGATTTGGTGGCTGGTTAGGAAAGAACTCAACGATGGGCAAAAACTTGCGACTTTTGGACGATCTTCATGATCATCTTCTTGCTTCTCGCGAATCTAATTCTGGAAG GAAATCTTTGCGAGTTGACTACCTTTCCCTCCTCCTTAAGAGATTAACTGATCCTCTTAGAGTGCTGCCTAAG GATGAAGCTGTCACAGAAGTTGTGGAGTTCATGAATTTATATTCAATCAGTCAGGAAGACTTCGATACTATAGTGGAGCTATCAAAATTTAAG GGACATCCAAATCCCTTAGATGGCATTCCACCAACTGTCAAATCTGCTCTGACCAGGTTGTACAATGAAAGCAGCAGATCAAGGATGGTACGAGCTGCAGATTTAGTTACACTACCAGGAGTAAAGAAAGCGCCTGCAAAGCGAATTGCAGCTATTTTAGAACCATCTGATGATGTATTGGGAGAGCAAAATGGTGATGCCTTGGCAGAAAGTGAAGACGAGAACTCTTCTGACACGGAAGACCAAG AGGGTGCTGCTAATGGTGGGAAGAAGCTGCAATTGGACCTCGAGGGACTAAATTCTAAAG CTATCAAAGTGGAACTGGACTTGAAGGGTAAAGAGAACTCAAGTGCAAAGAAGAAACCGgcaggaagaggaagaggtggaTCTGGATCCACCGCAGCTAAGCGAGGCGGGTCGGGTTCAACTCCGGCCACGAAGAGAAAGCGATGA
- the LOC115735425 gene encoding protein STRICTOSIDINE SYNTHASE-LIKE 3-like: MAMSPAGVLAGIFLLVALYCGTDPFRHSALSGFPDFEAYKADMPPWSEVPAERDSQNLLQRSEIKFLNQIQGPESIAFDPLGRGPYTGVADGRVLFWDGQAWSDFAYTSPNRSELCNPKPSPLSYLENEHICGRPLGLRFDKKTGDLYIADAYFGLMKVEPEGGLATSLTTEAEGMPLRFTNDLDIDDEGNVYFTDSSSIYQRRNFLHLVFSAESSGRLLKYNPVTKETTVLERNLQFPNGVSLSKDRSFFVFCEGAIGRLQKYWLKGEKAGTSEVFAVLPGFPDNVRTNKDGEFWVAVHCRRTLYTYLCALYPKLRKFILKLPISAKIQFALHIGGRLHGVVVKYSPEGKVLQVLEDSQGKVVRAVSEAEEKDGKLWMGSVLMPFIAVYDLV; the protein is encoded by the exons ATGGCGATGTCGCCGGCCGGAGTGCTCGCCGGAATATTCCTCCTCGTGGCCCTGTACTGCGGCACCGACCCGTTCCGGCACAGCGCCCTATCGGGCTTCCCCGACTTCGAGGCCTACAAGGCCGACATGCCGCCCTGGTCCGAGGTCCCGGCCGAGAGGGATTCCCAGAATCTGCTGCAGAGGTCGGAGATCAAGTTCCTGAACCAGATTCAGGGGCCCGAGAGCATCGCCTTCGACCCCCTCGGCCGCGGCCCGTACACCGGCGTCGCCGACGGGCGCGTCCTGTTCTGGGATGGCCAGGCCTGGTCTGATTTCGCTTACACCTCGCCCAATAG GTCAGAACTATGTAATCCAAAACCATCACCTCTGAGTTATCTAGAAAATGAGCACATCTGCGGCAGGCCCCTTGGTCTTCGTTTCGACAAAAAAACAGGAGATTTATACATTGCAGATGCATATTTTGGGCTAATGAAGGTGGAACCTGAAGGTGGATTGGCAACATCTCTCACAACTGAAGCTGAAGGAATGCCATTGAGATTTACCAACGATCTGGACATTGACGATGAAGGAAATGTATATTTTACAGATAGCAGTAGCATATACCAGAGAAG GAACTTCTTGCACTTGGTTTTTTCTGCCGAAAGTAGCGGAAGGCTTTTAAAGTACAACCCAGTTACAAAGGAGACCACAGTTCTTGAAAGGAATCTCCAATTTCCAAATGGCGTGTCCTTAAGCAAGGACAGATCATTCTTTGTCTTTTGTGAAGGTGCCATTGGCAG ATTGCAGAAGTACTGGTTGAAAGGTGAGAAGGCGGGGACTTCGGAAGTGTTTGCTGTCCTGCCAGGGTTCCCCGACAATGTCCGGACCAACAAAGACGGTGAATTCTGGGTCGCAGTCCACTGCCGCCGCACCCTTTACACGTACTTATGCGCACTCTACCCTAAACTTAGGAAATTTATACTCAAGCTCCCTATTTCGGCGAAAATACAGTTCGCCCTTCACATCGGGGGACGACTTCATGGAGTGGTCGTTAAGTACAGCCCGGAGGGCAAGGTCTTGCAGGTCCTAGAGGACAGCCAGGGCAAGGTCGTGAGAGCAGTCAGCGAAGCGGAGGAGAAGGACGGGAAGCTCTGGATGGGGAGCGTTCTGATGCCCTTCATCGCGGTATACGACCTGGTTTGA